The following are encoded in a window of Gordonia sp. KTR9 genomic DNA:
- a CDS encoding DUF6924 domain-containing protein, with protein MELEHVQYEHRTADFIALTGAFASFEPEHYQSWYTGQHRLSIGIQDTKEYTLSYEPGKPGFDPPRLPELTFLIPNAPAPVVVDLITHDAEPTLLDAADGWVHVEQGGAEFGYLPVTMQPLVWSSPSEHERIKPLVQTIFGPWNMVRVSCRDRRPSDPAVQVRVDIWQIPGPAGLEVIRYTPTGRNTPAASHAPAQPAEVRERIDAAVAADSATSVSGPLDADHLANLSLLIRGDFSDPEAWTMVVNAALAPDPVDGFSADLTLVDDPTYDNITVDELAHAIGEPPPFYVFLCDTQTLSDPDHPILAINLDGEDTSNRSVRVVPAAMWSIENNLALANMDFAEFVGAADADGIFRGF; from the coding sequence GTGGAGCTGGAGCACGTGCAGTACGAACACCGGACGGCTGATTTCATCGCTCTCACTGGCGCATTCGCATCATTCGAGCCAGAGCATTATCAGAGCTGGTACACCGGCCAGCATCGGTTGAGTATCGGCATTCAGGACACCAAGGAGTACACGCTCAGCTACGAACCTGGTAAGCCGGGGTTCGACCCGCCGCGGCTTCCCGAGTTGACGTTCCTGATCCCTAATGCGCCGGCCCCGGTGGTCGTCGACCTCATCACTCACGACGCTGAGCCGACCCTGTTGGATGCTGCCGACGGCTGGGTCCATGTCGAGCAAGGTGGCGCCGAATTCGGCTACCTGCCTGTGACGATGCAGCCTCTGGTGTGGTCGTCGCCGAGCGAACACGAGCGCATCAAGCCTCTGGTGCAGACGATTTTTGGTCCTTGGAACATGGTTCGCGTGTCCTGCCGGGACCGGCGACCCTCCGATCCCGCCGTGCAGGTGCGTGTCGACATCTGGCAGATCCCCGGGCCGGCCGGCCTCGAGGTCATCCGCTACACGCCGACCGGCCGCAACACTCCGGCCGCGTCACACGCCCCGGCCCAGCCCGCCGAGGTGCGAGAGCGCATCGACGCCGCCGTGGCGGCCGACTCTGCGACCTCGGTGTCTGGGCCGCTCGACGCCGACCATTTGGCCAACCTGTCGCTGTTGATTCGTGGTGATTTCAGCGATCCCGAGGCGTGGACGATGGTGGTGAATGCGGCGCTGGCTCCCGATCCTGTCGATGGGTTCTCTGCCGATCTCACCCTGGTCGATGACCCCACCTACGACAACATCACCGTCGACGAGCTGGCGCACGCGATCGGGGAGCCGCCGCCGTTCTACGTGTTCCTGTGCGATACCCAGACTCTGTCCGACCCCGACCACCCGATCCTGGCCATCAATCTCGACGGCGAGGACACTTCGAATCGGAGCGTGCGGGTCGTGCCCGCTGCGATGTGGTCGATCGAGAACAACCTCGCGCTGGCCAACATGGACTTCGCCGAGTTCGTCGGCGCCGCCGACGCCGACGGCATCTTCCGCGGATTCTGA
- a CDS encoding MucR family transcriptional regulator: protein MVAQSSVLAQRWADSAPLRAQQWGLITSAQLQRLGVAGSSQLLLRRNGLLVSVARGVMREPRPPSDDLLAAAQLAWVSAAPDSTPKERLSAERPDYVVTAYTALALHGLADPPVETLPQLAVTGRFQHRQTATYAIVPRRAELSWDDVAVLDGLPVFTPAAAIRDLAAHGGARFTDDLADYFTAIVGAAAGRPDRAAIVAAIAATGVRLDAPSSPLPPLLARKWADTASLRTAQWGLITSAQLQQQGVTRSDHKKLRNARLVVPVANGVMREADRPGEGVLVAAQLAWVAAVRDSTPAQRLAAPRPDCVITGTTAVAIHGLGQPGKGLPQLAITKERRNGSRTTTTARYLGRSTALSWDDVDIVDGLPVFTPAAAIRDLGQDSRGRLVDDLAGYFADIAIAAAGRPDRDAIVAAIAACGARLRTVVCDARAILDRVYRTAGVSDDLLAATIWGGMWQRRFTAERVQHIVATALSAALDTIAGRAGDDLSTVLVQMLERNGQARKCVVPECEWWAVEQDRCYAHAIQRRRERVLLDPAGVDSSTTPTPRRSGHGWWGHLDDDGETIACHECGERFRALTRTHLETHDLTAREYKQRHGIEQRIGLVSTEIRERQQHQVATNPRTSELFRRNPNAPRLTDLPSALLNDQSR from the coding sequence GTGGTTGCGCAGTCGTCGGTGTTGGCTCAGAGATGGGCCGATTCTGCACCGCTGCGTGCCCAGCAGTGGGGCCTGATCACCAGCGCCCAACTCCAGCGCCTCGGCGTGGCCGGGTCGAGTCAGCTTCTGCTCCGGCGCAACGGATTGCTGGTGTCGGTGGCCAGAGGTGTAATGCGTGAACCCCGCCCGCCGTCGGACGACCTGCTTGCCGCAGCCCAGCTGGCCTGGGTGTCGGCAGCACCGGATTCAACTCCGAAGGAACGGCTTTCGGCCGAGCGACCAGACTATGTGGTCACCGCGTACACCGCGCTGGCCCTGCATGGACTCGCCGATCCCCCAGTCGAGACGCTGCCGCAGCTGGCAGTCACCGGGCGCTTCCAGCACCGGCAAACCGCCACCTACGCGATCGTTCCTCGACGAGCAGAACTGTCGTGGGATGACGTGGCAGTCCTCGACGGACTGCCAGTCTTCACCCCAGCCGCGGCGATCCGCGATCTCGCCGCACACGGTGGCGCCCGGTTCACCGACGACCTGGCCGACTACTTCACTGCCATCGTCGGGGCCGCGGCCGGCCGCCCCGATCGCGCCGCCATCGTCGCCGCGATCGCGGCCACCGGTGTCCGCCTGGACGCCCCGTCGTCTCCCCTGCCCCCGCTGCTTGCTCGCAAATGGGCCGATACCGCGTCGCTGCGGACGGCCCAGTGGGGCCTGATCACCAGCGCCCAGCTCCAGCAGCAGGGCGTGACCCGCAGCGATCACAAGAAGCTGCGCAACGCGCGCCTAGTGGTCCCCGTCGCCAACGGAGTGATGCGCGAAGCCGACCGTCCCGGTGAGGGCGTCCTCGTCGCCGCGCAGCTGGCCTGGGTAGCGGCCGTACGGGATTCGACCCCTGCTCAACGGCTAGCGGCGCCCCGCCCTGACTGTGTGATCACCGGCACAACCGCCGTGGCCATCCATGGCCTCGGACAGCCCGGTAAGGGACTGCCGCAGCTCGCGATCACCAAGGAGCGCAGAAACGGCTCACGTACGACCACGACCGCCCGATATCTGGGCCGCTCCACGGCGTTGTCGTGGGACGACGTCGACATTGTTGACGGCCTGCCGGTGTTCACCCCGGCCGCGGCTATCCGCGACCTGGGCCAAGACAGCCGTGGTCGGCTCGTCGATGACCTCGCCGGCTACTTCGCCGACATCGCCATCGCTGCCGCCGGCCGCCCCGATCGCGACGCAATCGTGGCGGCGATCGCTGCCTGCGGCGCCCGCCTGCGCACGGTGGTCTGCGATGCGCGCGCCATCCTCGACCGGGTCTACCGCACCGCGGGTGTCTCCGACGACCTGTTGGCGGCCACCATCTGGGGCGGGATGTGGCAGCGGCGCTTCACCGCCGAGCGGGTACAGCACATCGTGGCTACTGCGCTGTCGGCCGCCCTCGACACCATCGCCGGCCGAGCCGGAGACGATCTGTCCACCGTGTTGGTTCAGATGTTGGAACGCAACGGACAAGCGCGTAAATGTGTTGTGCCCGAATGCGAATGGTGGGCGGTGGAACAAGACCGCTGCTACGCGCACGCGATCCAGCGGCGACGCGAGCGCGTGCTACTCGACCCCGCAGGCGTCGATTCCTCCACCACGCCGACTCCTCGCCGGTCAGGACATGGCTGGTGGGGACACCTCGACGACGACGGCGAGACAATCGCCTGCCATGAATGCGGTGAGCGCTTCCGTGCACTGACCCGCACCCATCTGGAAACCCACGACCTGACCGCCCGCGAGTACAAACAGCGCCACGGCATCGAACAGCGCATCGGGCTGGTCTCTACCGAGATTCGCGAGCGGCAGCAGCACCAGGTCGCTACCAACCCCCGAACCTCGGAACTGTTCCGCCGAAACCCGAACGCGCCACGCCTGACCGATCTACCGTCAGCCCTCCTCAACGACCAATCTCGCTGA
- a CDS encoding MspA family porin — protein MSNRVGFRIIAALVAIGSLAAAAGAADATPTPLSSKYDRLVTDDGWTVTLKATELVVNPMSNIANVATSREGWISSKVDASITGKGRQPIQSAVLEQFLVIGCQIDVSDGATLGLATSFGPSVGVTISGIPAGNLGASASVSPSISTKIRPGRINEISLGKKTLQTDRASIRAKRVRVGVDGCLGPTTVRIIARLSVSSPTADDTINIFSSRTWL, from the coding sequence GTGTCGAATCGGGTCGGGTTCCGGATCATTGCGGCGTTGGTGGCTATAGGCTCCTTGGCAGCCGCGGCGGGTGCAGCTGACGCTACGCCGACGCCACTGTCGTCGAAGTACGATCGGCTGGTCACCGATGATGGGTGGACGGTAACGCTCAAAGCTACTGAGCTGGTTGTCAATCCCATGTCCAATATTGCCAACGTAGCAACGTCGCGCGAGGGTTGGATCTCCTCCAAAGTGGATGCCTCGATTACCGGCAAGGGACGCCAGCCGATTCAGTCGGCGGTTCTGGAGCAGTTTCTCGTTATTGGTTGCCAGATCGACGTTTCTGACGGCGCAACCCTCGGTCTTGCTACTAGCTTCGGCCCTAGCGTCGGCGTGACGATCAGCGGCATCCCGGCGGGGAACCTCGGCGCAAGCGCGTCGGTGAGCCCATCAATCTCGACTAAGATCCGACCCGGACGAATCAACGAGATCTCGCTTGGCAAGAAGACCCTACAGACCGATCGGGCCTCGATCCGCGCTAAGCGGGTGCGTGTTGGGGTCGATGGATGCCTGGGACCCACGACCGTGCGGATCATCGCACGTCTGTCAGTGTCTTCCCCGACAGCCGACGACACCATCAATATCTTCTCTAGCCGCACGTGGCTCTGA
- a CDS encoding GTPase, with protein sequence MSSATPDSVHTTLDRGLHQLAALGGDCIDHANAIGTILWSPPRVVVVGRLKAGKSTLVNALIGAPVAETAALEATNVVTVYRDGSPSRAEVLALDSTRHRAALRPGAGIELPIPSAEVAYVDRWLPSAALRELTLIDTPGLSTLTAANDAATRRVMIDGFEQTRTASIDADAAVFLFDAAPRVDEIEFLHRLPFTPLTMLGVLSRADSFGEGAFGRRDPLTHAAAHAATMAGPLAGIVHAIVPVSGLMAQTSHTGMLTERHAALLAQLRDIAPLEVLRIFDSEDPTSGGVPPAERRELLALLGEYGVLNGRRIAADGAAALNTWLAERSGIAALRHALTAATGRFAMLHRAHRILARLDQLAFTHPARDHIRTLTAGLRADPALAAVTVLEDYQRMLDVDPDAAVTDELRTILTATTPAGRVGLDGHSPPAAVTAEAHRRLAAAQQRTLATRSAAEDAALVTLIRTYTALAAGH encoded by the coding sequence ATGAGTAGCGCGACACCAGATTCGGTGCACACCACGCTCGACCGCGGGCTGCACCAGCTGGCCGCGCTCGGTGGGGACTGCATCGATCACGCCAATGCGATCGGCACCATCTTGTGGTCACCGCCGCGCGTCGTGGTGGTCGGCCGACTCAAAGCGGGCAAATCCACGCTGGTTAATGCGCTGATCGGCGCCCCGGTCGCCGAGACCGCCGCCCTGGAGGCCACCAACGTCGTCACCGTCTACCGCGACGGGTCCCCGTCCCGGGCTGAGGTCCTCGCCCTCGACAGCACCCGCCACCGCGCCGCGCTGCGCCCGGGCGCAGGGATCGAGTTACCGATCCCGTCAGCCGAGGTCGCCTACGTCGACCGGTGGCTGCCCTCAGCGGCGCTGCGCGAACTCACCCTCATCGACACCCCCGGCCTGTCGACGCTGACCGCCGCCAACGACGCCGCCACCCGCCGAGTGATGATCGACGGCTTCGAACAAACCCGCACCGCCTCCATCGATGCCGATGCCGCGGTATTCCTCTTCGACGCCGCACCCCGCGTCGATGAGATCGAGTTCCTGCACCGGCTGCCGTTCACCCCGTTGACCATGCTCGGGGTGCTCTCGCGCGCCGACTCCTTCGGCGAAGGCGCCTTCGGCCGCCGCGACCCACTCACCCACGCCGCCGCCCACGCCGCCACCATGGCCGGCCCGCTGGCCGGGATCGTCCACGCGATCGTCCCGGTGTCCGGGCTGATGGCGCAAACCAGCCACACCGGCATGCTGACCGAACGCCACGCCGCGCTGCTCGCCCAGCTCCGCGACATCGCGCCGCTAGAAGTGCTGCGGATCTTCGACTCCGAAGACCCCACCAGCGGGGGAGTACCGCCGGCCGAACGGCGTGAACTCCTCGCCCTGCTCGGCGAGTACGGCGTACTCAACGGCCGCCGTATCGCCGCCGACGGAGCCGCAGCGCTCAACACTTGGCTGGCCGAACGATCCGGGATCGCCGCCCTGCGCCACGCCCTGACCGCGGCCACCGGCCGGTTCGCCATGCTGCACCGCGCCCACCGCATCCTGGCCCGCCTCGATCAACTGGCCTTCACCCATCCCGCCCGCGACCACATCCGCACCCTGACCGCCGGATTGCGCGCCGACCCGGCCCTGGCCGCGGTGACCGTGCTCGAGGACTACCAACGCATGCTCGACGTCGACCCCGACGCCGCGGTCACCGACGAACTGCGCACCATCCTCACCGCCACCACCCCCGCCGGCCGCGTCGGCCTCGACGGCCACTCACCACCGGCCGCCGTCACCGCCGAAGCCCACCGCCGCCTGGCCGCCGCCCAGCAACGCACCCTGGCCACCCGGTCGGCGGCCGAGGACGCCGCCCTGGTCACCCTCATCCGCACCTACACCGCTCTGGCCGCCGGCCACTGA
- a CDS encoding Hsp70 family protein, whose amino-acid sequence MTSATQTSATHAWSLAIDFGTSNSAAAHSGATSRSIEALSLTHTSNLMPSAVFVDTAGTVLVGGAALNSAAQNPAGFIASPKRLIGAQPAVAANGHTLPIYALVAAVMRTIIGRGVAAHAGTMPDRVVLTHPEAWAPQQIQVLTDAARAAGIPAERITTISEPRAAAGHYSRSHALQHGTRIAVFDFGGGTLDIAVLEVTPTNTFQVIAARGDNGLGGKNFDALLQRWVEDRLADRDPDHAAWLRRAAPIDAIQSLQDSIQQAKELLSETPSATITVPGPNERTTLQITRDEFDELITPAVDAAVHLTRTTLADAGLTHPDQLTALYLTGGSSRIPLIQQRLGELGPVATLDDPKTVVAQGALLTVLADSAPTQPRGIPEAADLMPTWHTQPRTLGSPAQPASTRRRWLRIGAAAVAVTAAAAIVTTIVTTASGSDDDPTDASQATQTLGADTTPAGPTGEDGGPILTDPDQIRQQLPGALQSQITDCTNGSFTDNGALTLDCTLNEAGTLSGLKIEGGLSDSLRIDINVDDNEATREIRNLRNGVYSAGKGTVVEDTNRQAAAEITPSLSDNEYTIWYANTGTGLVLRVTELSSVENARTFLTRSGLIN is encoded by the coding sequence ATGACATCTGCCACCCAGACATCTGCCACCCATGCCTGGTCTCTGGCCATCGACTTCGGCACCTCAAACTCGGCGGCCGCGCATTCGGGCGCCACCAGCCGCAGCATCGAAGCGCTCTCGCTGACCCACACCAGCAACCTGATGCCCTCGGCGGTGTTCGTCGACACCGCAGGCACCGTCCTCGTCGGGGGTGCCGCCCTCAACTCCGCCGCACAGAACCCGGCCGGGTTCATCGCCTCACCCAAACGCCTCATCGGCGCGCAACCGGCCGTCGCAGCCAACGGGCACACCCTGCCGATCTATGCCCTCGTCGCCGCCGTGATGCGTACCATCATCGGCCGCGGGGTCGCCGCACACGCCGGCACCATGCCCGACCGGGTCGTGCTCACCCACCCCGAAGCGTGGGCGCCCCAACAGATTCAGGTTCTCACCGACGCCGCAAGGGCCGCCGGCATCCCGGCCGAGCGGATCACCACGATCTCCGAACCCCGCGCCGCGGCCGGGCACTACTCCCGCTCCCACGCCCTGCAACACGGCACCAGGATTGCGGTGTTCGACTTCGGCGGCGGCACCCTCGACATCGCCGTCCTCGAGGTCACCCCCACCAACACCTTCCAGGTCATCGCCGCCCGCGGCGACAACGGACTGGGCGGCAAGAACTTCGACGCCCTGCTGCAACGCTGGGTCGAGGATCGCCTCGCCGACCGCGACCCCGACCACGCCGCCTGGCTGCGCCGCGCCGCCCCCATCGACGCCATCCAGTCCTTGCAGGACTCCATCCAGCAGGCCAAAGAGCTGCTGTCCGAAACGCCGTCGGCCACCATCACCGTGCCCGGCCCGAATGAACGCACCACCCTGCAGATCACCCGCGACGAGTTCGACGAACTCATCACCCCCGCCGTCGACGCCGCCGTCCACCTCACCCGAACCACCCTCGCCGACGCCGGCCTCACCCACCCCGACCAACTCACCGCCCTCTACCTCACCGGCGGGTCCTCCCGCATCCCCCTCATCCAGCAACGCCTCGGCGAACTCGGCCCCGTCGCCACCCTCGACGACCCCAAAACCGTTGTCGCCCAAGGTGCACTGCTCACCGTGCTGGCGGACTCGGCGCCCACCCAGCCCCGCGGCATCCCCGAAGCCGCCGACCTCATGCCGACCTGGCACACCCAACCCCGCACCTTGGGCTCACCAGCCCAGCCCGCCTCGACGCGGCGACGCTGGTTGCGCATCGGCGCCGCGGCGGTCGCCGTCACCGCCGCCGCCGCGATCGTGACCACCATCGTCACCACCGCCAGCGGCAGCGACGACGACCCCACCGATGCATCCCAGGCCACCCAAACCCTGGGCGCCGACACCACCCCCGCCGGCCCCACCGGCGAAGACGGCGGGCCGATCCTCACCGACCCCGACCAAATCCGCCAGCAACTCCCCGGCGCCCTGCAATCCCAGATCACCGACTGCACCAACGGCAGCTTCACCGACAACGGCGCCCTCACACTGGACTGCACCCTCAACGAGGCCGGCACCCTGAGTGGCCTCAAAATCGAGGGCGGCCTATCGGACTCACTGCGGATCGACATCAACGTCGACGACAACGAAGCCACCCGCGAGATCCGCAACCTGCGTAACGGGGTCTACAGTGCCGGCAAGGGCACCGTCGTCGAAGACACCAACCGCCAGGCCGCCGCCGAGATCACCCCGAGTCTCAGCGACAACGAATACACCATCTGGTACGCCAACACCGGTACCGGGCTGGTCCTCAGGGTCACCGAACTGTCGTCGGTAGAGAATGCCCGCACCTTCCTCACCCGCTCCGGCCTCATCAACTGA
- a CDS encoding MspA family porin encodes MNKTAMTIAVAAVSMGAVASGFAAGTAEAQPGHQRSWVTDDGWKASIASTHEKVQKVAPLSSVPTSREAFMSMRAVSTLAPPAGQAGSPITGELEAGYMIGCAVQLESVTGSVGASLGIGGSGGGGVSATGPSGNLSISPQALLQPSLSVTMSPGKITTIAFDKKAVGAGRASTTTREGHISIDGCAGPVAVRSYAILKTSTPKANDGNAVYGRVVYL; translated from the coding sequence ATGAACAAGACCGCCATGACCATTGCCGTTGCCGCCGTGTCGATGGGCGCCGTCGCGAGCGGGTTCGCCGCCGGTACCGCCGAGGCCCAGCCGGGGCATCAGCGCAGCTGGGTCACCGACGACGGCTGGAAGGCCTCGATCGCCTCCACCCACGAGAAAGTGCAGAAAGTCGCCCCGCTGTCCTCGGTGCCGACGTCGCGGGAAGCGTTCATGTCGATGCGGGCGGTGTCCACGCTGGCGCCACCGGCCGGGCAGGCCGGGTCGCCGATCACCGGTGAACTCGAGGCCGGGTACATGATCGGATGCGCGGTGCAGCTGGAATCGGTGACCGGCAGCGTCGGGGCGAGCCTGGGCATCGGCGGTAGCGGCGGCGGCGGCGTCAGCGCGACCGGACCCAGCGGCAACCTGTCGATCAGTCCGCAGGCACTGCTGCAACCGAGCCTGTCGGTGACGATGTCACCGGGCAAGATCACCACCATCGCCTTCGACAAGAAGGCCGTCGGCGCCGGACGTGCGTCGACCACCACCCGCGAAGGCCACATCAGCATCGACGGATGCGCCGGCCCGGTCGCGGTCCGCTCCTACGCCATCCTCAAGACCAGCACCCCGAAAGCCAACGACGGCAACGCCGTCTACGGCCGCGTCGTCTACCTGTAA
- a CDS encoding dynamin family protein — MVGVNAPAAPQTGVDAAAAAVVAEAGKVLRAYKHDAVADLAETKLHRAPQRTVVVAGEVQRGKSSLVNALVGYRDLCPVGVDVTSSVAVSVTTTGDLPAAHAAELFFPSGPRPAEIGELADWVTTGGRMVCDRSVEELPTAAAIALREAAVGDMTLIDTPGVGGLDPGLAKLASQSTQQACVLVLVCDASAPITAPEMAFVREASAGVDAVVVAVTKTDKHLGRWRAIVAENQRLIAEHLGRTVPVIGVSSLLAVLAAETPDPQARHRLEADAGIAALRAAITDRLDAAAAAPHLDAVRTCLDGLRTVRTTIADELAALAAGAKALPDLTAERDRLTDLQAQSRQWEQYLARDLTLLRQSAVDDLERRLDGVREKWTTYINSNGMAVLRRSEQKFTADMQVDLQMAMAETLAGFLQELHDTIITPRFADDPAVWEQISDRIVASMQDKKIETHQVTSKRQGLLDPTLLTMGVVGSSTLGGLVGLSALMGVGAVIGAVWVGVNLSFRAIRAGKTNLLAWLRETLAATKTATGRLLDSAVAQARPDIVIRYRDHLRASIDQLQTTITHVQEAAAADAATREKSTQRLTSNLAIVDKRITAAQALLDGDPT; from the coding sequence ATGGTCGGCGTGAACGCGCCCGCAGCACCCCAGACAGGGGTCGATGCGGCCGCGGCGGCGGTCGTGGCTGAGGCGGGAAAGGTGCTGCGCGCCTACAAACACGACGCCGTCGCCGACCTCGCCGAGACGAAACTGCATCGGGCGCCGCAGCGCACCGTGGTGGTGGCCGGCGAGGTGCAGCGCGGCAAAAGTTCGCTGGTCAACGCCCTGGTCGGCTACCGCGACCTGTGCCCGGTGGGGGTTGATGTCACCTCCTCGGTTGCGGTGTCGGTCACCACCACCGGTGATCTACCCGCCGCCCACGCCGCCGAGTTGTTCTTTCCCTCCGGCCCGCGGCCGGCTGAGATCGGCGAGCTGGCCGACTGGGTGACCACTGGCGGGCGGATGGTGTGTGATCGCAGCGTTGAGGAGCTGCCCACTGCGGCGGCGATCGCGCTGCGTGAGGCGGCGGTGGGCGATATGACCCTCATCGACACCCCCGGTGTCGGCGGTCTGGACCCCGGTTTGGCGAAACTGGCGTCGCAGTCCACGCAGCAGGCGTGCGTGCTGGTGCTGGTCTGTGATGCTTCTGCCCCGATCACGGCCCCGGAGATGGCCTTCGTCCGCGAGGCCAGCGCTGGTGTCGATGCCGTTGTTGTGGCCGTGACGAAAACCGACAAACACCTGGGACGCTGGCGGGCGATCGTCGCCGAGAACCAGCGCCTGATCGCCGAGCACCTGGGGCGTACGGTGCCGGTGATCGGGGTGTCGAGCCTCCTCGCCGTCCTGGCCGCCGAGACCCCCGACCCGCAGGCGCGTCACCGCCTCGAGGCCGACGCCGGGATCGCCGCCCTGCGCGCGGCGATCACCGACCGACTTGACGCCGCCGCGGCGGCCCCGCACCTGGATGCGGTCCGCACCTGTCTGGACGGGCTGCGCACCGTGCGCACGACCATCGCCGACGAGCTCGCCGCGCTGGCTGCTGGAGCGAAAGCGTTGCCGGATCTGACCGCCGAACGCGACCGGCTCACCGACCTGCAGGCCCAGTCACGCCAATGGGAGCAATACCTCGCCCGGGACTTGACCTTGTTGCGGCAATCGGCGGTCGATGACCTCGAACGCCGCCTCGATGGGGTGCGCGAGAAGTGGACCACCTACATCAACAGCAACGGCATGGCCGTGTTGCGGCGCAGCGAACAGAAGTTCACCGCCGACATGCAGGTCGATCTGCAGATGGCGATGGCCGAAACCCTCGCCGGGTTCCTGCAGGAGCTGCACGACACGATCATCACCCCACGCTTCGCCGACGACCCCGCGGTGTGGGAACAGATCAGCGACCGCATCGTCGCCTCGATGCAGGACAAGAAGATCGAAACCCACCAGGTCACCAGCAAACGCCAAGGGCTGCTCGACCCGACGTTGCTGACCATGGGTGTGGTCGGGTCCTCCACCCTCGGTGGCCTTGTCGGGCTGTCGGCGCTGATGGGTGTCGGCGCCGTCATCGGCGCGGTGTGGGTCGGAGTGAACTTGAGCTTCCGGGCGATCCGCGCCGGCAAAACCAACCTGCTGGCCTGGCTGCGAGAAACGTTGGCCGCCACCAAGACCGCCACCGGCCGACTCCTCGACAGCGCCGTCGCCCAAGCCCGCCCCGACATCGTCATCCGCTACCGAGATCACCTGCGCGCCAGCATCGACCAGCTTCAAACCACCATCACCCACGTCCAGGAGGCCGCGGCCGCCGACGCCGCCACCCGCGAAAAGTCCACCCAACGCCTCACCTCGAACCTGGCCATCGTCGACAAACGCATCACCGCCGCCCAAGCACTGCTCGACGGAGACCCGACATGA
- a CDS encoding RNA polymerase sigma factor — MDEARLLLQARNGDQHAFAELVGAHRTHVWAVCLNICSNPHDAEDALQNTLVAAWQNLHKFRGESKFSTWLHRVAANNALMVVRRRKANTTITDFTDPDQPIQLVDDTHQSAFDDQIALRDAVRDALAQLPEDFREAVVLREFGDLTYADIAAHQGVGVQTVKSRLNRARTQLAELLRDTAAATGQ; from the coding sequence ATGGACGAAGCACGTCTGCTGCTGCAAGCACGTAACGGCGACCAGCACGCCTTCGCCGAGCTCGTCGGCGCTCACCGCACGCACGTGTGGGCGGTGTGCCTCAATATCTGTTCCAACCCCCACGACGCGGAGGACGCCCTGCAGAACACCCTTGTCGCGGCGTGGCAGAACCTGCACAAGTTCCGCGGTGAGTCGAAGTTCAGCACCTGGTTGCACCGGGTGGCCGCGAACAACGCCTTGATGGTCGTGCGGCGCCGCAAAGCCAACACCACCATCACCGACTTCACCGACCCTGACCAGCCGATCCAACTCGTCGACGACACCCACCAGTCAGCGTTTGATGACCAGATCGCGCTGCGCGACGCGGTACGCGACGCTCTGGCACAACTGCCCGAGGATTTCCGAGAAGCCGTGGTGCTGCGCGAATTTGGCGATCTCACCTACGCCGACATCGCCGCCCACCAGGGCGTTGGTGTTCAGACCGTCAAATCCCGATTGAACCGAGCCCGCACCCAACTCGCCGAGCTGCTACGCGACACCGCCGCAGCGACAGGCCAGTAG